The DNA region CACCACCAGGACTGCGGTGTGGCTACCAATTGCCTCCATTATGCCCGCAATCATCTTCTCGAAGAATGTATCAAAAGTCTCGGCCAGCTCGCCGACCATCTTGTGATCTGCATCCAGGAAGGGACCTGTAAGCACCAGCACATCTGGTCTGTGATCCTTGATGTACTTCAGCAGGTCGTGCAGCGGTTCGTAGAACAGATCTGTACTGTCCGTAAAGGGCCCAGAGGCCACCACAAACTGAAGCTCCCTGTCTATTTGCAGAGGATTCGCTGGCGTCAGTTTGCGCTCTGTATGAATCTCCTCTACCATGAAGGTTTTACCTCTGGGTATGAACCCTTTGGCGAGCACCACTTGACCGGGGAATATGCTGGCAGACTTGACCCTGGAGAAGTTAAGCGTGAGGGTTGGGTCCATTTCATCTTCTACATCATCATCTAAAACGACCATGAATGCGGAATAGGCGTCCAGGGGGCCATCGTCCTCAGAATGAATCATTCCCACCGCGTGAAGTCCACCAGCGGACTGCAGCACCTGTCTATCCTGCGGATACCAAATGCACTCGGCTGCACCTGCTTGCCCAAGCTTCTTGTCTACCAGTGCAGGCCCCGTTTGGTTAAAGCGGATGCGGAGGTTATGACATCGGTCAGCGAGCAGGTCGTTCATGTAGCCCAAATTGGCGATGGTCAGCGGGGCGTCGTTGTGCAGCAGTTTTTGGGTAACGGGCACCGTGTGCTCCATTTGCGACTGCCAGCTGGAGCCAGCCAGCAGTTTGGGATGTCCGAAGGTGTCCACAATGTCGCCCGGTTTCCCTGCCACTGAGTTAGATGGTGTTCCTAACTCTGCTTTCCTCTTTGCTGATTGGGGTGTGTAGCTGGCGGGGCTGAAAAGCACGCCGCCCTTAAGATTTGAGCTCCGACCCAAATCTTTCTTAGCCTTGGGTGTATGCAGAACGGAGGAGTCCACTGCCGATTCGCTGACATAGTCATCAATCATGGGATCGTCCTCCATCACGCCATAGGTGGCCAGTGAGCTTGTCTCCTGGACAGCGGAGGGAGCATATGATTTCGCCCTCTGGGCAGTTGCCTTGGATCCCGCCTTATCCTTccgcagctgcagcacctTGCGCTCGAAGTCGCCCAGGTTTTCGATCGCAGGATCTTCGCCATGGAGGTGCGACAAGCTGAAGGCCATCCATTGCTCCACGAACTCGGTGGCGTCGTGGATGTTGTACGTGATGGCCAGCTCCGCACACTTGCCCAGAACTGGGTCCGCTGGCTCCACGCCCATCTCGTCGAACTGCTGCTTTAATTCCTCCTCCATTCGTTGTCCTTTCGTTCGGCGTGTAGTTTTCGTAAATaaaccttttattttttatttttttattttggcggTAAAAGTGGGTACAGTGTTGCCAGACTTGGATGATTTTAACACCTGCTCGAGTTTACTTATCGATAACATAGTCAGCAATTATGTATATCTTCGATCTAGCTTCAGCTTAAGCaacaaaatttcttaagttaaataattattaaataaactttattaATATGATTGCTTTCCAAATGTGTTTACTAAAGTTCGATAACATAACAAACCCATCGACCTCCGATAGCCGTGGTCTGAGACCAGGAATAGTTATCGCCCATCCCCAAATCGAAATGCAACAgctgttttaattttgtattgacaaacttttttgtttactcCGCGTTCAAGTGCAAACAATCGAAATTAGCGGCTGTAAACGCGTAGTTTTGATTCATGTGACCCCTGCACTGTGTGCCGATAATCGCCGCGAATTAAGTGATCCGTCATGAGCACGGACGATCTGCTGGTGCGCCGCGAAAGGAGCGAAGACTCTCAATCCTCGAGTGTCTCCGTTTCGGTTACGCCCCCCACTGGAGGTGCCGCGCCTGCGCCCAACGTCTCCACGTCATCGCTGGACCGCCTGCGGAACACTTTCCGGCGCACGGAGAGCATCTCGTCGCAGATCTTTAGCCACATCTCCACACAGTTCTCGAATGCGGCCGCAGCGGCCGCCTCCTCCGAGGTAATCGATGGCACCACCACGTACCCGTATCCCGACGAGCCCGCGCCACCTGTTGTACCTGTTGCACCGGACGCGGTGGCGAGCGCCAGTGCTCCATCCCCGTCGCCATCGAAACTGAAAGCAAAACGTTTGAAACGCGGTGAGTCCTAACTATAATTCGTTGGATGATAAGcgcctttgttttgcattgcGCATTATCAATAATATGTTAAGTAATGATTTTGTGTATAATCAAAAGGCTTACCTACAATTATAGGAATAGAGAAGCACATAAAAAGTgttgaaaaaaggaaaaatattattaataatttatttaaaaatcatatgcatatattaaatacaatttggGAACTTAAAAACCATTTCCCACTTCCCAGGTTCTATATGTTACAAGCAATTACGTAGGTTGTGCGAAACTTTCGTTTAAATAATTCggtatttataaaaaaaaaaaaaaattaattaatttaataaaagtgCATCGGGAAAGTGTCAAAGGTGATTTACACACCACATACAGCAGTGCCATCGAGAACACCCCCAACAAAAGCTCGCGAGGAGCTTGCGAGCTTGGCGCACTTGACAAATCAATAGGataaagaactttttgccagtCTTACTCAACGCGTACACAACAGGATAACAGTGCACCCTTAAAGCGGCGAGAATTTTCCGTTATTTGGTTAATTTCAGAAGGAAAATCCTCTTAAAAAGAGGTTTACACAAAGGAAACTCCTCTAAGGTAATGCAAACAGTTGGtggaaagcagcagcaaaggaAACTCGGGACTTATTGAACGGCTAATatcgatatatgtatatatctgtATTTTTATGGACGCCCACGTACACACACTCAGCCGTATTTGAAGCACCAGCAAAATGCGTGGACTCGTCGAGGATACGAAAAGGACCAAGTTGTCGTCcgcgaacaacaacaacctaAGCAGCACCAGCAGTCGCATAAAATCGAGTAGCCTTGCAACAGGATCAAGtgccagcggcagcagctcGAAGCCTTTGAGGAGTGCGGTGAAAACGCCAACCACGGGCAGCACGACGTCATTGGCAGCAGGAACAACGTCGGCCAAGAAGACGCCTCAAACGGGGCACCAACCAGTTGGCAAGTCGGCAAAGTCCTCGACGGCAGCAACACCAACTggcacaacagcagcagcaactggagcaacggcaacaacaagggCGCAAGCAGCGGcggccaaaagccaaaagggTCAGAATCCACCCCCACAACAAGTGCAACcgaaacagcagcagccgcaacagaCACAGCAGCAACCCCTGgtgttgcagcaacaacaacaggcgagcaacagcagcaacacgaTTGCCCTGCCAAAAGCCTCGCATGCCAACACCAGCGAGGAGCTGGCCGGCGGTGTCCAGGACACCATTTACCTGTGCAATTTCCGGGTATCCGTCGATGGCGAGTGGCTGTGCCTCAAGGAGCTGCAGGACATTGATGTGGCCGGCGGCACTGGCAGTCAGGCAGCTCAGACCAGTGAAAAACTGGCAGGTGGAAGCAGTTCCCAAACGGGCTTCGGGTCCAACTACCATGTgggctccagctccagctgcagcaAGCGCAACAGCAAACGCTTCTCCGGATTGTCCACCGGCAGTGGTGGTGGCAACGccggtggaggaggaggcgccTTGGACATCACCGACAATGGTATTATGGCAATTGAAAACCTTATCGGCCGCCGGCTGTGCGACATGGTCCACAGTGGCTCCTCGGCACTCGGCCAGTCCCAGTCGCACTCCCAGTCGCAGCACCAGAGTGTTGGCCTCTTCGCCGAGTGGTCGCATCTCTGTAGGTCGCTTCTTGATGCCTCTGTTGCTCAGCACGCTCCTACTTTGTAGTCTCTCTTCAGTTATCGTTAGATTGCAAGGGCCATGAAAATCAGAAGAACTTGAACAGCCAAGTCACCATTTGAGGCTTGAGGTTTCTCTAGgttattgtttttatactTTAAATTTTCACTAAATTTACATTATATCTCTTTCTTCATAAGATATTGGCATTGttttatgtgtttattttttttatctatAATAGAACACTTCAGATTCTTATCAAGCACGAAAATGTATCAGGTCTATAAAATGTGTGAATGGCTAGATCTTGGTGCTCGATTAAATTGGCCTTTGTAATCTTTCATCTACTGCATGCCTCTTTGCATTGTTGCACATTTAGTTGCTTGCTCTTAATTAAAAGTTACGTGATTTACTTAGGAAATACTTAAATCGCAGCTTGGATTAGGGATATTAGTGATAGATAGTGAATTAGGCAGATAATTTTAATCTCGTTTTGGTTAATGACAACGTACGAACTCCTTTCAAAAGTTAAAACTCAAAGGGTTTATTATCTTGTCAAAAAATATACACTTAAAAAGTAGAATGTCAAACAACAAAACAGGTTAAAAAATTGCCAACTAGGTTAGCTATCTTCAAAAGTCGTTTCCCAGCTGGGAGAATTCTTTAAAGACTGAAAAACGAACAAGATTaatgttttgacattttcaaaATCCATATTACCTCTTCACCGCCCTTAAGTCGATGGGAAGAGGAATCTGCTTTCTCTTCAGACTTTTTCCTGTGCAAAAGAGGATCATCGGAGGTATCTTCCTTTTTCGGCATAGCTTTTAACATTTCAATATGAAAAGATAAAGGAAATGAATCAATTGGAGCTATGAAAGTACTAGTCATAAACTTACCTATCCTCACTTGTTTGGGCGATCGCCTTTCTGGGGATGACTGCTTCTTGTCTTCTGAGGATTTGGTCTGCTGGTGACTCTGGGTTCAGGATTTCAAAAGCAGGCGGGTATCTGATAACTTACCTCCTTTTTTCGCCCAGTCTCCAAGTCCTTATGCTTCTTCCGCCTGGCTTCATCCCGGATTTGCCTTTGGCGCCTATTCTCTTTAGTGTCCAGTTCGCTATCCGATGAAGGAATGACCGATAGGGTCGACTTTAAAGCGGGCCTACCAACGTCCCTGTAGGGAGCTCGGCTAGGAGACGAATCATCGGAAAGAAGTTTGAAGGCAGTGACCGGCTTTCCCATCTGATCCCGGTTCTTGTCTGGTGCATAGTAATCCCCTCCTTTCGCTCGGGAGAACTTCATGGGCATGCACTTTCTGTTGAACTGACAGCCCAGCGACGAGGTTGAGGTGAAGGAATCTAGCTCGGGATTATTCGCATAACCTGTAAGCACCACAAGGGGTTAGATAGTGATTGAGTAGCAACTAATTTTGACTTACGATTTGCCTGCACCGATCTTTGTGAGGTGGACCGACCAGAACCCGAGTAGTAGTACCGGCGAGTACCATCCGTATCGCTTTtatcttcttttttttccttttccttttctggCTCTTTGGCCTTCAGTGgctccttttcttttttgggttTCTCCTTCGGCGGAGGAGCTTCTGCATCCGCTGGGCCAACCCTCTTCCTCCTGCCCCTTCGCATGCAACAGCATATGATGAGCAGAAtgagaagcaggagcagggtCAGAAAGGCGGCAATGCACCAAATCAATGTCTCATCGTTGTCGCACTCGCGGCACTCCTCCACTTCCTCCTGCCGGTTCTGAACGTTCTCCAATCCGGTTAGCCATTCGTCTTGGTGCTCCGGCTGCTGCTCTGGCTCCGAAGTCTCCTGCCAGTGAATGGCAGAGCGACTAATCTTGCGAGAGTCCTCTTTGGGAGAGAATGGAGGTCTCTGCGCGTCATTCTCATTGGATGGTGCCCGGGATTCCTCTTCCGGATACTTCTCTTTCGACAGCCTCTCCTGGATCTGCAGAATCCCACCGAGACCCGGATAGAATACATCGTCCCCATAGTGCATTTCTAGATTTTCCTTTATCCAGGCGAGAAACTGGCGGTTGTAATTTGCCTGGCTGATGCCCTGAAACCGATGACAGCTGGTTAGGGATTGAAAGAACTTCACCAGGATGAATTCTGATCTTGGAGAACGAAGATTGTAGATGCGTCGCTTCCGAAACGGCAAATATATGTTGCTTAGGTAGCCATTCTCATCCAGAGTCTCCAGTCGGGGCAGGGTCACAATCATGTTGCCTTGATCCGGCTCTTGGGAGATGCAAGATTGATCTAGTTGAGCACAGCTGGAGGCATCCTCCTGGGAATGACAGCTCTTGGGCAGCTTGACGGGTTCGATCTTTCCCAACTTGAACTGGGACATTACATCCTTGTGCGGAGTTTTCCAGCCATTTCCATTCGTATTGAGTGTCGTTTTGCATTGTTGATAAATGTTCACCAAGCGCTCCACGGTGTTCAGCTTGATGCGTCCGGCATAGAAGGATAACTGGGCCATGGGCAACAGATAATAGCGAAGGTAGCCACCAAGGGCATCGTAGAATGCTCTCTGAAGGATAAGTCGCGTGTCCTCGTCTGACATCCGCTTCACGATCTGGTTAACAGTATTTAAGTACCGGAGTAGCATGTAAACAACGCTGTCGGTGAGGATGGATGATGGAAAGGATTTGGGCACCAGCAGTTCGAAGTCTTGGCGGGCGGATATAAGAGCAATGTCCTCCGCGGAAAAGCAATTTTTGCGATAGTTGCCAAACAGATTTGTACCCAGAAAGGAGTCCGAATCTGGTGCACTTCTCGTCGCCTTTTGCAGGTCCCTGGGCAGATCCTTAAACCATTCCAGCTCTTGGTAGCTACTTGGCGGGGAATATGGAGGATTCGTCATCTGGTCATCGACCCGCTCGATAAGGCCATTGCGGTAATCCCGCAGCTCCGAGCTGAGCATGGATTGCAGGGTCAGTTCGTTTTGAAAATCGTTGGTTGGCACCTCCAAAGTAGCCAGGTCGATGCTGTATATGGGACAACCACCGGGTGCCAGAAAGAAAAGCAGCCAGGAGAGCACATAAAATTTCATTACTCAGTTAATCAGTTGTCAGTTGTTTTGAAGCAAAGTTCTGCGCCAGCCAAGTCTTTAATCTTGGAACCATCGTTCCTCCATTTGCAGCCCGGGACACGGCGGAAATTGAGCGCAGCAATCTGGTGAACATCTGCAAGTTGGTGGTCAAGGAGCTCTTGGAGCAGTCGCTGCGATATGGTCGCATGCTCGACTCGGATCACCTGCCACTGCAGCATTTCTTCATCGTCATCGAGCACGTCCTGGGGCACGGATTGCGGCCCAAGAAGGGTCTGCTGGGACCGCGAAAGGAACTCTGGGACCTGCTGCAGA from Drosophila santomea strain STO CAGO 1482 chromosome 3R, Prin_Dsan_1.1, whole genome shotgun sequence includes:
- the LOC120453288 gene encoding DNA polymerase alpha subunit B yields the protein MEEELKQQFDEMGVEPADPVLGKCAELAITYNIHDATEFVEQWMAFSLSHLHGEDPAIENLGDFERKVLQLRKDKAGSKATAQRAKSYAPSAVQETSSLATYGVMEDDPMIDDYVSESAVDSSVLHTPKAKKDLGRSSNLKGGVLFSPASYTPQSAKRKAELGTPSNSVAGKPGDIVDTFGHPKLLAGSSWQSQMEHTVPVTQKLLHNDAPLTIANLGYMNDLLADRCHNLRIRFNQTGPALVDKKLGQAGAAECIWYPQDRQVLQSAGGLHAVGMIHSEDDGPLDAYSAFMVVLDDDVEDEMDPTLTLNFSRVKSASIFPGQVVLAKGFIPRGKTFMVEEIHTERKLTPANPLQIDRELQFVVASGPFTDSTDLFYEPLHDLLKYIKDHRPDVLVLTGPFLDADHKMVGELAETFDTFFEKMIAGIMEAIGSHTAVLVVTSQKDAMALSVYPTPPPALRRTYPNLYMLPDPSLVDLDGITLGVTSTDVVDHLLSHEFAVNAGERMHRAINHLFHQGSFYPLYPPADEDMAYDSQLALKYAQLKQLPNVLILPSDQRHFVRLVNDCLVINPGRVTDKKGGTFARFLVAPSVPGKPANMFNSVACQVQRI
- the LOC120451288 gene encoding uncharacterized protein LOC120451288 isoform X1; translation: MKFYVLSWLLFFLAPGGCPIYSIDLATLEVPTNDFQNELTLQSMLSSELRDYRNGLIERVDDQMTNPPYSPPSSYQELEWFKDLPRDLQKATRSAPDSDSFLGTNLFGNYRKNCFSAEDIALISARQDFELLVPKSFPSSILTDSVVYMLLRYLNTVNQIVKRMSDEDTRLILQRAFYDALGGYLRYYLLPMAQLSFYAGRIKLNTVERLVNIYQQCKTTLNTNGNGWKTPHKDVMSQFKLGKIEPVKLPKSCHSQEDASSCAQLDQSCISQEPDQGNMIVTLPRLETLDENGYLSNIYLPFRKRRIYNLRSPRSEFILVKFFQSLTSCHRFQGISQANYNRQFLAWIKENLEMHYGDDVFYPGLGGILQIQERLSKEKYPEEESRAPSNENDAQRPPFSPKEDSRKISRSAIHWQETSEPEQQPEHQDEWLTGLENVQNRQEEVEECRECDNDETLIWCIAAFLTLLLLLILLIICCCMRRGRRKRVGPADAEAPPPKEKPKKEKEPLKAKEPEKEKEKKEDKSDTDGTRRYYYSGSGRSTSQRSVQANRYANNPELDSFTSTSSLGCQFNRKCMPMKFSRAKGGDYYAPDKNRDQMGKPVTAFKLLSDDSSPSRAPYRDVGRPALKSTLSVIPSSDSELDTKENRRQRQIRDEARRKKHKDLETGRKKEQTKSSEDKKQSSPERRSPKQVRIAMPKKEDTSDDPLLHRKKSEEKADSSSHRLKGGEESLKNSPSWETTFEDS
- the LOC120451288 gene encoding uncharacterized protein LOC120451288 isoform X2, with translation MKFYVLSWLLFFLAPGGCPIYSIDLATLEVPTNDFQNELTLQSMLSSELRDYRNGLIERVDDQMTNPPYSPPSSYQELEWFKDLPRDLQKATRSAPDSDSFLGTNLFGNYRKNCFSAEDIALISARQDFELLVPKSFPSSILTDSVVYMLLRYLNTVNQIVKRMSDEDTRLILQRAFYDALGGYLRYYLLPMAQLSFYAGRIKLNTVERLVNIYQQCKTTLNTNGNGWKTPHKDVMSQFKLGKIEPVKLPKSCHSQEDASSCAQLDQSCISQEPDQGNMIVTLPRLETLDENGYLSNIYLPFRKRRIYNLRSPRSEFILVKFFQSLTSCHRFQGISQANYNRQFLAWIKENLEMHYGDDVFYPGLGGILQIQERLSKEKYPEEESRAPSNENDAQRPPFSPKEDSRKISRSAIHWQETSEPEQQPEHQDEWLTGLENVQNRQEEVEECRECDNDETLIWCIAAFLTLLLLLILLIICCCMRRGRRKRVGPADAEAPPPKEKPKKEKEPLKAKEPEKEKEKKEDKSDTDGTRRYYYSGSGRSTSQRSVQANRYANNPELDSFTSTSSLGCQFNRKCMPMKFSRAKGGDYYAPDKNRDQMGKPVTAFKLLSDDSSPSRAPYRDVGRPALKSTLSVIPSSDSELDTKENRRQRQIRDEARRKKHKDLETGRKKETKSSEDKKQSSPERRSPKQVRIAMPKKEDTSDDPLLHRKKSEEKADSSSHRLKGGEESLKNSPSWETTFEDS